The following are encoded together in the Arcobacter aquimarinus genome:
- a CDS encoding ABC transporter substrate-binding protein produces the protein MKYFLLIFYGFILNLYSNNLDDSKLENIKLQLQWKHQFEFAGFYAAKEKGFYKDVGLDVEFIEFDSKKNIVNEVVNKNADYGLTYSSFIVDYMNGKPLVFVANFFKQSPLVLVTQKDIYTPADLRNKKIMGLLDSSHEQIVLTMLDKFNITKNDFQNIPRKSAVESFINKKIDALTVFTTNEIYTLDKLGIKYNILDPAAFGTKFYDLNLFTTKSELMNNPSRVENFKQASIKGWEYALKNKNEIVDIILKKYNTQNKSKEALLFEANQIEYLMLSNIYPIGSVDLERVQNISDSFAQTLFMPRESKEKLESFIHKKESNSIELTINQKEYLKNKKVIKFCVDPNWLPLEKIENGKHIGISSEFLNLIKERIGIPFYLIETNNWTESLEKIKKRECDILALAEQTPLRKEYLNFTTPYIRVPLVIATKSGLPFINDLNEIKEKTLGVVKNYSLVELLKNKYPNIKVLEIDSIEEGLKLVSQERIFGFLDNSMAINHEIQKNKIIDISITGQFSEYFSLSIASRNDEDILNEILEKTLLSIDDRSKTTFIEKWNNIKYELKTDYRLIYQTVFLGIVLISVFIYWNFKLTQEIKKKEIIQKKLKESEEKFRTLFDIAPVLLDAFDKNGKVVLWNKECEKVFGYSLEEIKKEENPLSLFYPDPLIQREVFDDFNCKDENIYKEWTPLTKDGRKLIIKWANIKLPNNEILHIGIDITQERTNEILLYESKQELKKLNNSLEEKIKDEIQKNTKQQLLLMQQSKLAQMGEMIENIAHQWRQPLAQVNSSVLLIDVELKKNRFQNEIIENKLIEIESLTSYMSKTIDDFKNFFDPNKKKSIFKVEESIIKARNILKGRIKESHINLIINIEEELKIYSYLEELQQVILIILNNAIDAIILNKVLNPKILINAYSKDSEIMIFIEDNALGIEPEIIDKIFEPYFTTKQKSRGTGLGLYMSKMIIEDGLNGSLDVENKKNGACFKIKIPKGEYDE, from the coding sequence ATGAAATATTTTTTATTAATATTTTACGGTTTTATTTTAAATCTTTATTCAAATAATTTGGATGATTCAAAATTAGAAAACATCAAATTGCAATTACAATGGAAACATCAGTTTGAATTTGCAGGTTTTTATGCTGCAAAAGAAAAAGGTTTTTATAAAGATGTAGGACTTGATGTAGAATTTATAGAGTTTGATTCTAAAAAAAATATAGTTAATGAAGTTGTAAATAAGAATGCTGATTATGGTTTGACTTATTCATCTTTTATTGTTGATTATATGAATGGAAAACCTTTGGTTTTTGTGGCAAATTTTTTCAAGCAATCACCATTAGTTTTAGTAACTCAAAAAGATATATATACACCTGCTGATTTAAGAAATAAAAAGATTATGGGACTTTTAGATAGTAGTCATGAACAAATTGTTCTAACTATGTTGGATAAATTTAATATAACAAAAAATGATTTCCAAAATATTCCTAGAAAATCTGCTGTAGAAAGTTTTATTAATAAAAAAATTGATGCATTAACTGTTTTTACAACAAATGAAATTTATACTTTAGATAAATTAGGAATAAAATATAATATTTTAGACCCTGCCGCTTTTGGAACAAAATTTTATGATTTAAATCTTTTTACAACAAAAAGTGAATTAATGAATAATCCTTCTCGTGTTGAAAATTTCAAACAAGCTTCTATAAAAGGTTGGGAGTATGCTTTAAAAAATAAGAATGAAATAGTTGATATTATTTTAAAAAAATATAATACTCAAAATAAATCTAAAGAAGCATTACTTTTTGAAGCTAATCAAATAGAGTATTTGATGTTATCAAATATTTATCCTATAGGAAGTGTTGATCTAGAAAGAGTTCAAAATATTTCAGATAGTTTTGCTCAAACTTTATTTATGCCTAGGGAATCTAAAGAAAAATTAGAATCCTTTATACATAAAAAAGAATCAAATTCTATTGAATTAACAATAAATCAAAAAGAGTATCTTAAAAATAAAAAAGTAATAAAATTTTGTGTTGATCCAAATTGGTTACCTTTAGAAAAGATAGAAAATGGTAAACATATTGGAATTTCATCAGAATTTTTAAATTTAATCAAAGAAAGAATAGGAATACCATTTTATTTGATAGAAACAAATAATTGGACAGAATCTTTAGAAAAAATAAAAAAAAGAGAATGTGATATATTAGCCCTTGCAGAACAGACTCCTTTAAGAAAAGAGTATCTTAATTTTACAACTCCTTATATAAGAGTTCCTCTAGTAATTGCAACAAAAAGTGGATTACCTTTTATTAATGATTTGAATGAAATAAAAGAAAAAACTTTAGGAGTTGTAAAAAACTATTCATTAGTTGAATTATTAAAAAATAAATATCCAAATATAAAAGTATTAGAAATTGATTCTATAGAAGAAGGATTGAAATTAGTAAGTCAAGAAAGAATTTTTGGTTTTTTAGATAATTCAATGGCAATAAATCATGAAATACAAAAAAATAAAATAATAGATATAAGTATTACTGGACAATTCTCTGAATATTTTTCTCTTAGTATAGCTTCAAGAAATGATGAAGATATTTTAAATGAGATTTTAGAAAAAACATTATTATCAATTGATGATAGAAGTAAAACTACATTTATAGAAAAATGGAATAACATAAAATATGAATTAAAAACTGATTATAGGTTGATTTATCAAACAGTTTTTTTGGGAATAGTTTTAATAAGTGTTTTTATTTATTGGAATTTTAAATTAACTCAAGAAATTAAAAAGAAAGAAATAATCCAAAAAAAACTTAAAGAGAGTGAAGAGAAATTTAGAACATTATTTGATATTGCACCTGTTTTATTAGATGCTTTTGATAAGAATGGAAAAGTAGTCTTATGGAATAAAGAGTGTGAAAAAGTTTTTGGATATAGTTTAGAAGAGATAAAAAAAGAAGAAAATCCATTGAGTTTATTTTATCCAGATCCTTTAATCCAAAGAGAAGTTTTTGATGATTTCAATTGTAAAGACGAAAATATTTATAAAGAATGGACACCTTTAACTAAAGATGGAAGAAAGTTAATTATAAAATGGGCAAATATAAAGTTACCCAATAATGAAATTTTACATATAGGTATTGACATAACTCAAGAAAGAACCAATGAAATTTTATTGTATGAATCAAAGCAAGAATTGAAAAAATTAAATAATTCACTAGAAGAAAAGATAAAAGATGAAATACAAAAAAACACTAAACAACAATTATTGTTAATGCAACAAAGTAAATTGGCTCAAATGGGAGAAATGATTGAAAATATTGCTCATCAATGGAGACAGCCTCTTGCACAGGTAAATTCTTCAGTTTTATTAATTGATGTGGAATTAAAGAAAAATAGATTTCAAAATGAAATTATTGAAAATAAACTTATTGAAATAGAATCATTAACCTCATATATGTCTAAAACAATTGATGATTTTAAGAATTTTTTTGATCCAAATAAGAAAAAATCTATTTTTAAAGTGGAAGAATCAATTATAAAAGCAAGAAATATTTTAAAAGGAAGAATCAAAGAATCTCATATAAATTTGATAATAAATATTGAAGAAGAACTAAAAATATATAGTTATCTTGAAGAATTACAACAGGTAATTTTAATCATTTTAAATAATGCAATAGATGCAATTATTTTAAATAAAGTGTTAAATCCTAAGATTTTAATTAATGCTTATTCTAAAGATTCAGAAATTATGATTTTTATTGAAGATAATGCTTTAGGAATTGAACCAGAAATAATTGATAAAATTTTTGAACCTTATTTTACAACAAAGCAAAAATCAAGAGGTACGGGATTAGGACTTTACATGTCAAAAATGATAATAGAAGATGGATTAAATGGTTCATTAGATGTAGAAAATAAAAAAAACGGTGCTTGTTTTAAAATAAAAATTCCAAAAGGAGAATATGATGAGTGA
- a CDS encoding response regulator transcription factor — MKKIYLFSDDLLLTGRWVKLINHQTSIVENMKDLQTIKNSILIVNSSIFKEISIKFINDFIKNENQILLLDNTPNLISAKKFLSFGIRGYGNTLMTSSYLNSAIDAISNNYVWLIPQITTLLLKDMAEKNDIKMDEEKLFETLTKTENKIANLLKNGYSNTDISEELEISINTVKTHVKHIYEKLNVKDRFSFANLFSK, encoded by the coding sequence ATGAAAAAAATATATTTATTTAGTGATGATTTGTTATTGACTGGAAGATGGGTAAAATTAATCAATCATCAAACTAGCATAGTTGAAAATATGAAAGATTTACAAACTATAAAAAATAGTATTTTAATAGTTAATAGTTCAATATTTAAAGAAATATCTATAAAATTTATAAATGATTTTATAAAAAATGAAAATCAAATTTTGCTTTTGGATAATACTCCAAACTTAATAAGTGCAAAAAAATTTTTAAGTTTTGGAATAAGAGGTTATGGTAACACTCTTATGACATCATCATATTTAAATTCAGCAATTGATGCAATTTCAAATAATTACGTTTGGTTAATTCCTCAAATTACAACTTTATTACTAAAAGATATGGCTGAAAAAAATGATATTAAAATGGATGAAGAAAAGCTATTTGAAACTTTAACAAAAACAGAAAATAAAATAGCTAATTTATTAAAAAATGGATATTCAAATACAGATATTTCTGAAGAATTAGAAATATCAATAAACACAGTAAAAACTCATGTAAAACATATTTATGAGAAATTAAATGTAAAAGATAGATTTTCTTTTGCTAATTTATTTTCAAAATAA
- a CDS encoding type I secretion system permease/ATPase, translating to MNNTSSTKDALLESLVLYTRLFHKPFSKDSLLSGLPIDVNLTEQTLFSQNNSKSLFSRAALRAGLKTTLIERKIDEILQLQLPVILLLSNKNSCILESFNEDKTKAKIIFSGVEEPLEEWVDIKTLESEYLGFAFMLRKIYEYGSENNKKTLDLTHQKHWFWSTLGFSRKIYLDCILASILINLFVLATPLFTMNVYDRVIPNNAQETLMVFTIGIIIVFLLDASLKFLRSYFLEIAGKKSDIIMSSIIFEKVLDLQMSSHPKSVGSFANNLKSFDSIRSFLTNTTLSVLIDFPFAILFLAVIFYIAGILVLVPIAVILIIIIYSLIIKKPLQRSIESTYEASAKKNGILIEALQNIETIKAQGMAGNIQFNWEESTGEISNKSLKSKILSSSIPTVTGFLVGLNTVLIVVFGVYLIQEFELTMGGLIATMILSGRAISPMGQIAGLITNYEDAKTSFKMLDEIVNKPLERPIAKEFVKRPSLKGNIEFKNVSFKYPDSEVYALKNVSFNIKEGEKVAFIGRIGSGKSTIAKLILKLYEPQEGSILIDGIDISQIDPADLRKKVSYVPQDIHLFRDSIKNNILGVHRFIDDEWMLKCSKISGTDEFVKLHPMGYDIPIGERGAGLSGGQRQSVGIARALINNSNIWLFDEPTNAMDQTSENYVLNNLQENIDNKTLLLVTQKMNLLALASRVIVMNNGEKVLDGDKLEIIQKLGGNNG from the coding sequence GTGAATAACACAAGTTCAACTAAAGATGCTCTTTTAGAATCTTTAGTTTTATATACAAGACTGTTTCATAAACCCTTTTCAAAAGACTCTTTGTTGTCAGGTTTACCAATAGATGTAAACCTGACAGAACAAACACTTTTTTCACAAAATAATTCTAAATCACTTTTTTCGAGAGCTGCTTTAAGAGCTGGACTAAAAACTACATTGATAGAAAGAAAAATAGATGAAATTTTACAATTACAATTACCTGTAATTCTTCTTTTATCAAATAAAAATAGTTGCATTTTAGAAAGTTTTAATGAAGATAAAACTAAAGCAAAAATAATTTTTTCTGGTGTTGAAGAACCTTTGGAAGAGTGGGTTGATATAAAAACATTAGAATCTGAATATTTAGGTTTTGCTTTTATGTTAAGAAAAATCTATGAATATGGAAGTGAAAATAATAAAAAAACATTAGATTTAACTCATCAAAAACATTGGTTTTGGAGTACTTTAGGCTTTTCAAGAAAAATATATTTAGATTGTATTTTAGCTTCAATCTTGATTAATTTATTTGTTTTAGCAACTCCATTATTTACGATGAATGTTTATGATAGAGTTATTCCTAATAATGCACAAGAAACATTAATGGTTTTTACAATAGGAATAATTATTGTATTTTTACTTGATGCAAGTTTGAAATTTTTAAGAAGTTATTTTTTAGAAATTGCTGGTAAGAAAAGTGATATTATTATGTCTTCAATAATATTTGAAAAAGTGTTGGATTTACAAATGAGTTCACATCCAAAATCAGTTGGTTCTTTTGCTAATAACTTAAAAAGTTTTGATAGTATAAGAAGTTTCCTCACAAATACAACACTTAGTGTACTGATAGATTTTCCTTTTGCTATATTATTTTTAGCAGTAATTTTTTATATTGCAGGAATTTTAGTTTTAGTTCCTATTGCTGTTATTTTGATAATTATAATTTACTCTTTAATTATTAAAAAACCTTTACAAAGAAGTATTGAAAGCACATATGAAGCAAGTGCCAAGAAAAATGGAATCTTGATAGAAGCTTTACAAAATATTGAAACCATAAAAGCTCAAGGAATGGCTGGAAATATTCAGTTTAATTGGGAAGAATCAACAGGTGAGATATCAAATAAAAGTTTAAAATCAAAAATTTTATCTTCATCTATTCCTACTGTTACAGGATTTTTAGTAGGTTTAAATACGGTTTTAATTGTTGTTTTTGGAGTTTATTTAATTCAAGAATTTGAATTAACAATGGGTGGATTAATAGCAACTATGATTTTATCAGGACGAGCTATTTCTCCAATGGGTCAAATAGCAGGATTAATTACAAATTATGAAGATGCAAAAACTTCATTTAAAATGCTTGATGAAATAGTAAATAAACCACTTGAACGACCAATTGCTAAAGAGTTTGTAAAAAGACCTTCTTTAAAAGGAAATATAGAATTCAAAAATGTCTCTTTTAAATATCCTGATAGCGAAGTTTATGCATTAAAAAATGTTAGTTTTAATATAAAAGAGGGTGAAAAAGTAGCTTTTATTGGAAGGATTGGTTCTGGAAAATCAACTATTGCAAAGCTAATTTTAAAACTTTATGAACCTCAAGAAGGTTCTATTTTAATAGATGGGATTGATATTTCTCAAATAGATCCAGCTGATTTAAGAAAAAAAGTAAGTTATGTTCCTCAAGATATCCATCTTTTCAGAGATAGCATAAAAAATAATATTTTAGGTGTGCATAGATTTATAGATGATGAATGGATGCTTAAATGTTCAAAAATTAGTGGTACAGATGAATTTGTTAAACTTCATCCAATGGGTTATGATATTCCAATAGGAGAAAGAGGAGCTGGACTTTCAGGAGGACAAAGACAAAGTGTTGGAATAGCTAGAGCTTTAATTAATAATTCTAATATTTGGTTGTTTGATGAGCCAACAAATGCTATGGATCAAACTAGCGAAAATTATGTACTAAATAATTTACAAGAAAATATTGATAATAAAACATTACTTCTAGTTACTCAAAAAATGAATCTTTTAGCATTAGCTTCAAGAGTAATTGTAATGAATAATGGAGAAAAAGTTCTTGATGGAGATAAATTAGAAATAATACAAAAATTAGGAGGAAATAATGGCTAA
- a CDS encoding TolC family outer membrane protein, which produces MNKIAVKKRLISAVASSICLLGMNLNALTLEESVIEAMNTNPVVQERLRNFSETQQDLEIVKSEWLPSLDYRATFGRNNAGSLKDDVNESSYNHNVKDVSYNHYTNSLKLTQNIFNGFSTTHKIDYQEARILSAAYHYLENANDIAFQMVGAYLDVIRSYKLLENAKENVLINEKIYKDVQSLYDQGLTTKSEMTKIYASLSLAKSNLTVQKNNTIDKEFRLKRLLGRDIDISDFTLPTLNYAMPESKERAIMYAISNNPSILVSNFNIKGAQALYKEKKSNFYPKIDLEVEQVFNDVNDKLNGFDMPDDRLKAYVTLSWNLYKGGAHTADIQKSKSTINKEVEIQRDLKRQTIEGLELSWSAYHMLGEQLEELYKYYEYSQETLDSYQSEYEMGRRTLLDLLSAQNDLVNSKSQIINAQMDKLFAQYRILDAMGILVETVVGGEAEYNKIVNPTIKPFEVVKDNLPVKLDVDNDGIVDSLDICDNSKNNDDIAPYGCSSKEEDSDLDGIPNSKDKCPESVFGATVDANGCEIKDSTNRFNVNQEDYIKQVIAYTQESPKKSDKLGLYDYEFNVAANKNVKSTSLDNHLMYDNFALIKRFDFINMDDFDVKNNNLSEIAKVINEYKDENIKVTIIGHTKAMSDKEASYEKASNYANSIKDELVENGVDKEVLFTQSRLDNDRLFLETNRSDKTLNNVVGIALYVPKNIKKSEKPILDDDNDGVINELDKCPNTPAGYTVDENGCTNKINLEVLFENNSAVVKDETKDKVVAFAKYLNDNKEFNTVITGHSSKDRASASYNQKLSEKRANAIKNILVENGIESTRIQVIGKGYDEPIASNDTLEGQALNRRIEAELIKVK; this is translated from the coding sequence TTGAATAAAATAGCAGTTAAAAAAAGACTAATTAGTGCTGTAGCTAGTAGTATATGTTTACTAGGAATGAATTTAAATGCACTTACTTTAGAAGAGAGTGTAATCGAAGCAATGAACACTAATCCAGTAGTTCAGGAAAGATTAAGAAATTTCAGTGAAACACAACAAGATTTAGAAATTGTAAAATCAGAATGGCTCCCATCTTTAGACTATAGAGCAACATTTGGAAGAAATAATGCAGGAAGTTTAAAAGATGATGTAAATGAGAGTAGTTATAATCATAATGTAAAAGATGTTTCATACAATCATTATACAAACTCTTTAAAATTAACTCAAAATATTTTTAATGGTTTTAGTACAACTCATAAAATAGATTACCAAGAAGCTAGAATTTTAAGTGCTGCATATCACTATTTAGAAAATGCAAATGATATTGCATTTCAAATGGTTGGAGCATATTTAGATGTAATTCGAAGTTATAAATTATTAGAAAATGCAAAAGAAAATGTATTAATAAATGAAAAGATTTATAAAGATGTTCAATCTTTATATGATCAAGGTCTAACTACAAAATCTGAAATGACAAAAATTTATGCTTCTTTATCTTTAGCAAAATCAAATTTAACAGTTCAAAAAAATAATACAATAGACAAAGAATTTAGACTTAAAAGATTATTAGGTAGAGATATTGATATTTCAGATTTCACTCTTCCTACTTTGAATTATGCAATGCCAGAAAGTAAAGAAAGAGCTATTATGTATGCAATTTCAAACAATCCTTCAATATTGGTAAGTAATTTCAATATTAAAGGTGCGCAAGCTTTATATAAGGAGAAAAAAAGTAATTTTTATCCAAAAATTGATTTAGAAGTTGAGCAAGTTTTTAATGATGTAAATGATAAATTAAATGGTTTTGATATGCCTGATGATAGATTAAAAGCTTATGTAACTTTAAGTTGGAATTTATATAAGGGTGGAGCTCATACTGCTGATATCCAAAAAAGTAAAAGTACAATCAATAAAGAAGTTGAAATTCAAAGAGATTTAAAAAGACAAACTATTGAAGGTTTAGAATTATCTTGGTCTGCATATCATATGTTAGGTGAACAGTTAGAAGAGTTGTATAAATATTATGAATATTCACAAGAAACTTTAGATAGTTATCAAAGTGAATATGAAATGGGTAGAAGAACGCTTCTTGATTTATTATCAGCTCAGAATGATTTAGTAAATTCAAAAAGCCAAATTATAAATGCTCAAATGGATAAGCTTTTTGCACAATATCGAATTTTAGATGCAATGGGAATATTAGTTGAAACAGTTGTTGGTGGAGAGGCTGAATATAACAAAATAGTTAATCCAACTATCAAACCATTTGAAGTTGTAAAAGATAATTTACCAGTAAAATTAGATGTTGATAATGATGGAATAGTTGATTCTTTAGATATTTGTGATAACTCTAAAAATAATGATGATATTGCTCCTTATGGTTGTTCTTCAAAAGAAGAAGATTCAGATTTAGATGGAATACCAAATTCAAAAGATAAATGTCCAGAAAGTGTATTTGGAGCAACAGTAGATGCAAATGGTTGTGAAATAAAGGACTCTACAAATAGATTTAATGTAAATCAAGAAGATTATATAAAACAAGTTATTGCTTATACGCAAGAGAGTCCGAAAAAATCAGATAAATTAGGTTTATATGATTATGAATTTAATGTTGCTGCAAATAAAAATGTAAAATCAACTTCTTTAGATAATCATTTAATGTATGATAATTTTGCATTAATAAAAAGATTTGATTTTATAAATATGGATGATTTTGATGTAAAAAATAATAATTTATCTGAAATTGCAAAAGTAATTAATGAATATAAAGATGAAAATATAAAAGTTACTATTATTGGACATACAAAAGCTATGAGTGATAAAGAAGCAAGTTATGAAAAAGCTTCTAATTATGCAAATAGTATAAAGGATGAGTTAGTAGAAAATGGAGTTGATAAAGAAGTTTTATTTACTCAATCAAGACTTGATAATGACAGATTGTTTCTTGAAACAAATAGAAGTGATAAAACTCTAAACAATGTAGTTGGTATTGCACTATATGTTCCAAAAAATATAAAAAAATCAGAAAAACCTATTTTAGATGATGATAATGATGGTGTTATTAATGAATTAGATAAATGTCCTAATACACCAGCAGGTTATACAGTTGACGAAAATGGTTGTACTAATAAAATTAATTTAGAGGTTTTATTTGAAAATAATTCAGCAGTTGTAAAAGATGAAACAAAAGATAAAGTTGTAGCTTTTGCAAAATATTTAAATGATAATAAAGAATTTAATACTGTAATTACAGGACATTCAAGTAAAGATAGAGCTTCTGCTTCTTATAATCAAAAATTATCTGAAAAAAGAGCTAATGCAATTAAAAATATTTTAGTTGAAAATGGAATTGAATCTACAAGAATTCAAGTAATTGGAAAAGGATATGATGAACCAATTGCAAGTAATGATACTCTTGAAGGACAAGCTTTAAATAGAAGAATTGAAGCTGAACTTATAAAAGTAAAATAA
- a CDS encoding response regulator transcription factor, with the protein MSDLYPYKILVVEDEEAIRKNYIIFLKMFFKEVYEADDGEIAYNLYKSEKPDIMIVDINIPKLNGLELIKKIREKDFTTKIIILTAHSDKYFLFEAIELKLIKYLVKPVSRKDLNEALDLAINEISQYTILNIKNIQLTDEYSWNTELKELKFHNKIIDLTNKERNFLSLLLSHKNRAFNYDEIFEYVWTNEELISLNSLKNLVKRLRKKLPENMISNVFNEGYKINF; encoded by the coding sequence ATGAGTGATTTATATCCTTATAAAATTTTAGTTGTTGAAGATGAAGAAGCTATCAGAAAAAACTATATAATTTTTTTAAAAATGTTTTTTAAAGAAGTTTATGAAGCTGATGACGGAGAAATAGCTTATAATTTATATAAATCAGAAAAACCTGATATTATGATTGTTGATATCAATATTCCCAAATTAAATGGTTTAGAGTTGATAAAAAAGATTAGAGAAAAAGACTTTACTACAAAAATTATAATTTTGACAGCTCACAGTGATAAATATTTTTTGTTTGAAGCTATAGAATTGAAACTAATAAAATATTTAGTTAAGCCAGTAAGTAGAAAAGATTTAAATGAGGCTTTAGATTTAGCAATAAATGAAATATCTCAATATACTATTTTAAATATTAAAAATATTCAATTAACTGATGAATATTCTTGGAATACTGAATTAAAAGAATTAAAATTTCATAATAAAATTATAGATTTGACAAATAAAGAAAGAAATTTTTTATCTTTATTGTTGTCACATAAGAATAGAGCTTTTAATTATGATGAGATTTTTGAATACGTTTGGACCAATGAAGAACTAATAAGCCTTAATAGTCTTAAAAATCTGGTAAAAAGACTTAGAAAAAAACTTCCAGAAAATATGATATCAAATGTTTTTAATGAAGGTTATAAGATAAATTTTTAA
- a CDS encoding HlyD family type I secretion periplasmic adaptor subunit — MANYKEIFSAFFQKTPKLPKKSLNQKDLEYMNSLSAAVLHSRSTTLHWVLIAFLITITFFIIWASLASIDEIARGNGKVVPNGQNQVIQNLEGGIVSEILVKEGDSVEKDQILIKISNEKSNSTVASNELKALYLQSQIKRLEAELKKEDFFFEETTNQQLNDFLNNENELFLTNKKQLESKISILKEQIKQKENELKDARQTIEHMKFSVNAITKEVEMTRPMVEKGIRSQVDFLKLQREQSDAKQKLQSAILSVGKIDSEIKEINKKIEETYQINDSEVREKLNETITSLKDLEANSVASTDQVLRTIVKSPSNGIVQKLHVNTIGGAIKPAQDLIEIVPTDYNLIVEVKILPKDIAFIYHGQEAIVKFSAYDFSIYGGLKGKVINISPDTITEKDEKTYYIVRIETEKNYIGEKDKQMKIIPGMIADVDIITGKKTILDYILKPILKTKQYTFTER; from the coding sequence ATGGCTAATTATAAAGAAATATTTTCTGCTTTTTTTCAAAAGACTCCTAAACTTCCTAAAAAATCATTAAATCAAAAAGATTTAGAATATATGAATAGTTTAAGTGCAGCTGTTCTTCATAGTCGTTCTACAACACTACATTGGGTATTAATTGCATTTTTAATAACTATTACTTTTTTCATTATTTGGGCTTCTCTTGCTTCAATTGATGAAATAGCAAGAGGAAATGGTAAAGTTGTTCCAAATGGACAAAATCAAGTTATTCAAAACCTTGAGGGAGGAATAGTTTCAGAAATTTTGGTAAAAGAAGGAGATAGTGTTGAAAAAGATCAAATACTTATAAAAATAAGTAATGAAAAATCAAATTCAACAGTTGCTTCAAATGAATTAAAAGCATTATATTTACAATCACAAATTAAAAGATTAGAAGCAGAATTAAAAAAAGAGGATTTCTTTTTTGAAGAGACAACTAATCAACAATTAAATGATTTCTTAAATAATGAAAATGAACTTTTTTTAACAAATAAAAAACAACTTGAATCGAAAATTTCAATACTAAAAGAGCAAATTAAACAAAAAGAGAATGAGTTAAAAGACGCAAGACAAACTATAGAACATATGAAATTTTCTGTAAATGCCATTACAAAAGAGGTTGAAATGACAAGACCAATGGTTGAAAAGGGTATTCGTTCTCAAGTTGATTTTTTGAAGTTACAAAGAGAACAAAGTGATGCAAAACAAAAACTTCAAAGTGCAATTTTATCAGTTGGTAAAATAGATTCTGAAATCAAAGAGATAAATAAAAAAATTGAAGAAACATATCAAATAAATGATTCAGAAGTTAGAGAAAAATTAAATGAAACTATTACTTCATTAAAAGATTTAGAAGCAAATTCAGTTGCTTCGACAGATCAAGTTTTAAGAACAATTGTAAAATCACCATCAAATGGTATAGTTCAAAAATTACATGTTAATACTATTGGTGGAGCTATTAAACCTGCACAAGACTTAATAGAAATTGTTCCTACAGATTATAATTTAATAGTAGAAGTTAAGATATTACCTAAAGATATTGCTTTTATTTATCACGGGCAAGAAGCAATAGTTAAATTTTCAGCATATGATTTTTCAATTTATGGAGGGTTAAAAGGAAAAGTTATAAACATAAGTCCTGACACCATAACAGAAAAAGATGAAAAAACTTATTATATTGTTAGGATAGAAACAGAAAAAAATTATATCGGTGAAAAAGATAAACAAATGAAGATAATTCCTGGAATGATTGCTGATGTAGATATTATAACTGGTAAAAAAACAATTTTAGATTATATATTAAAACCGATATTAAAAACAAAACAATATACATTTACGGAACGATAA